Proteins co-encoded in one Nitratireductor kimnyeongensis genomic window:
- a CDS encoding LysR family transcriptional regulator: MDALDSRFLRAFLVVAREGSIRRAAERLNVAPSAISRKLAEVEARLGVGLVERSAQGIVLTDAGRLVREHALVRQDEETFLLDQLGKFRASGGQVVRIAVGEGFAADLMQNGLAPLAEKHPHLRFRINIAGTEEIQRQVVEGDADLGIAYNPVPMEATRAVALARQPLCGVVPVQSPLAERRSVRLAEMLDHPFAILDARHGIRVLVARAAGDLGFALRPQVETSSIAALIRYVGAGMGGSFLPRFSVSIQAERGEVAIVELDEESLRHVSAHLMVRARRRLPQSASTTVEYLAANMSAFRE; this comes from the coding sequence ATGGACGCTCTGGACAGCCGCTTTTTGAGGGCGTTTCTGGTCGTTGCCCGTGAGGGATCGATCCGTCGTGCCGCCGAACGGCTGAATGTTGCGCCCTCGGCGATCAGCCGCAAGCTGGCTGAAGTGGAAGCGCGGCTGGGTGTTGGTCTCGTGGAACGCAGCGCACAGGGCATCGTGCTCACGGATGCAGGGCGGCTGGTGCGTGAACATGCGCTTGTCCGGCAGGATGAAGAGACGTTTCTGCTCGATCAGCTCGGCAAGTTCAGAGCTTCGGGCGGGCAGGTGGTGCGTATCGCGGTCGGCGAAGGGTTTGCCGCAGATCTGATGCAGAACGGCCTTGCACCGCTCGCGGAGAAACATCCTCACCTGAGGTTTCGAATCAATATTGCCGGAACGGAGGAAATCCAGCGCCAGGTGGTTGAAGGGGACGCGGATCTGGGCATCGCCTACAATCCTGTCCCTATGGAGGCGACACGCGCCGTTGCGCTTGCAAGGCAACCGCTCTGCGGTGTGGTCCCGGTTCAATCCCCGCTCGCTGAACGCCGGTCCGTTCGGCTTGCTGAAATGCTGGATCATCCCTTTGCCATTCTTGATGCCCGTCACGGCATCAGGGTACTGGTCGCGCGCGCTGCCGGCGATCTCGGGTTTGCGCTGCGTCCGCAGGTGGAGACTTCTTCCATCGCCGCACTGATCCGGTATGTGGGAGCGGGCATGGGCGGAAGCTTCCTTCCGCGCTTCTCCGTTTCGATACAGGCAGAGCGGGGTGAGGTTGCGATTGTCGAACTTGATGAGGAAAGCCTGCGGCATGTCAGTGCGCACCTTATGGTGCGGGCCCGCCGTCGCTTGCCGCAGTCAGCTTCGACGACGGTGGAATATCTCGCCGCAAACATGTCGGCATTCCGTGAATAA
- a CDS encoding NAD(P)-dependent oxidoreductase has translation MTQSVGVIGLGAMGMGMARSLLANGFSVAAFDLAPQAMARAKEAGIAAQETPAGVIEASDAIVLSLPLASHVEATIEVGLAAGAFKSPKIIIDTSTSEAAVSRRLAAKLSEIGHGFLDAPVSGGPQGAASGSLSVMLGGDAQWVAQANPVLDALASKVIHVGPSGAGNIAKLVNNMLVACHMLTTAEGLRLAEASGLPAEDALSVINSATGRSALSEIHFPNWVLTGSFDSGFSAGLMRKDVRLALELARDSDCSMPVSELVAKLWSEESSGIADDQDFMLLGRVAAGTEEKTNG, from the coding sequence ATGACGCAGTCGGTCGGCGTGATTGGTCTTGGAGCGATGGGAATGGGCATGGCCCGCTCTCTTCTGGCCAATGGCTTTTCGGTGGCAGCTTTTGATCTTGCGCCTCAGGCCATGGCAAGAGCCAAAGAAGCCGGCATCGCTGCTCAAGAGACCCCAGCCGGGGTGATCGAAGCAAGCGACGCGATTGTCCTCTCATTGCCTCTTGCCAGCCATGTCGAAGCGACGATTGAGGTCGGGCTGGCCGCAGGTGCCTTCAAGTCTCCAAAAATCATCATCGACACGTCGACGTCTGAAGCGGCGGTGAGCCGTAGACTTGCGGCAAAACTCTCCGAGATCGGCCACGGTTTTCTTGATGCGCCTGTCAGTGGCGGTCCGCAGGGCGCGGCAAGCGGTTCCCTTTCGGTGATGCTGGGTGGTGATGCGCAATGGGTCGCGCAGGCCAATCCGGTTCTTGATGCGCTAGCCTCCAAGGTGATCCATGTCGGGCCAAGCGGGGCCGGCAATATCGCGAAGCTCGTCAACAATATGCTGGTGGCCTGCCATATGCTCACCACGGCGGAGGGGCTGCGCCTTGCAGAGGCATCTGGGCTTCCGGCCGAGGACGCGCTTTCCGTCATTAACAGCGCCACGGGACGGAGCGCGCTGAGCGAGATCCATTTTCCCAATTGGGTTTTGACCGGCAGTTTCGACAGCGGATTTTCTGCGGGTCTGATGCGCAAGGATGTGAGACTGGCTCTCGAACTGGCGCGAGACAGCGACTGTTCCATGCCAGTCTCGGAATTGGTCGCGAAACTGTGGTCCGAGGAAAGCTCGGGCATTGCCGACGATCAGGATTTTATGCTGCTTGGCCGTGTTGCGGCCGGTACGGAAGAGAAGACGAATGGCTGA